The Vairimorpha necatrix chromosome 11, complete sequence genome window below encodes:
- a CDS encoding histone-lysine N-methyltransferase EZH2, whose product MIYELKKAVREYNDECKKSIEENKSKLVTKIYEDDINLRTVNGIIPYLPSSSKSRHYYLSHVNLHTSDKNVLEYTPYVKDMPVLDIQHYEETTIFDQPHNQYNEIFYKLLKNNDTNKIADFLKVKTSQLDKLCNIKFPEPSQGFFLDLCKNFCSICKFFGCKIHPLYTETCYNTKEKMLCYCNSLQFPVLKHTDHNFLKCKIQEIKKMLKMFNNDKCMTSYNIFIKYNKFISCKDLKAGQIRTKKILQSQYSHFFEILDIPSICFHKGRCYNNKDCVCFMNGTGCDTRCLCTRSDFNFVGCKCKRTCNHLCKCKILGRPCGDYCKYKGCCSSEVKSQGLALKAKSTFIYESPKAGLGCFANETIKKGDFVIEYIGEIISVSEGDRRGNFYDANKKSYIFEYSSKHCIDANNIGNNSRFINHSNKPNTYIKKVEIDRKIRLCFFALRDIKIGEELFFNYNYTEEAKVKFNLVD is encoded by the coding sequence ATGATCTATGAATTAAAGAAAGCCGTTAGAGAATATAACGACgaatgtaaaaaatcaatagaagaaaataaatcaaaactcgtcacaaaaatatatgaagATGACATAAATTTAAGGACAGTCAATGGAATAATTCCATATTTACCATCTTCTTCCAAAAGTAgacattattatttatcacATGTAAATTTACATACTTCCGACAAGAATGTGCTGGAATATACTCCATACGTCAAAGATATGCCCGTCTTAGACATTCAACATTACGAAGAAACCACGATATTTGATCAGCCACATAACCAATATAacgaaatattttataaattattaaaaaacaatgatACAAACAAAATAGCAGACTTTCTTAAAGTTAAAACGTCACAATTGGACAAATTGTgcaatattaaatttccAGAACCCAGTCAAGGCTTTTTTCTAGAtctttgtaaaaatttttgcagtatttgtaaattttttggttGTAAAATACATCCTCTTTATACTGAGACATGTTACAATACCAAGGAAAAAATGTTGTGCTATTGTAATTCTTTACAATTTCctgttttaaaacacaCTGATCATAATTTTCTGAAGTGTAAAAttcaagaaataaaaaaaatgttaaaaatgTTCAATAACGACAAATGTATGACGtcatataatatatttataaaatacaacaAGTTTATATCCTGTAAAGATCTAAAAGCAGGACAAATTCGCactaaaaagattttacaaAGTCAATATAGTCATTTTTTCGAAATATTAGATATTCCTTCTATATGTTTTCATAAGGGACGTTGCTATAACAACAAAGATTGTGTTTGTTTTATGAATGGCACAGGATGCGACACAAGATGCCTGTGCACTAGAAgtgattttaattttgtagGTTGTAAATGTAAAAGAACTTGTAATCATCTTtgtaaatgtaaaatattaggTAGGCCATGTGGAgattattgtaaatataaaggCTGCTGTAGTTCCGAAGTAAAAAGTCAAGGCTTGGCGCTCAAAGCCAAATCCACTTTCATTTATGAAAGTCCCAAGGCCGGACTTGGATGCTTTGCTAATGAAACTATTAAGAAAGGTGATTTTGTAATTGAATACATAGGCGAGATAATTTCTGTCAGTGAAGGAGACAGAAGAGGCAATTTTTATGATGCAAACAAGAAATCTTATATATTTGAGTATAGTAGTAAACATTGTATAGATGCTAATAATATAGGAAATAATTctagatttataaatcattCTAACAAACCCAAcacatatataaaaaaggtAGAAATAGATAGAAAAATACGATTATGTTTTTTCGCCCTTCgtgatataaaaattggcgaggaattattttttaattacaatTACACGGAGGAAGCGAAAgtcaaatttaatttagtagattaa
- a CDS encoding polycomb protein EED, giving the protein MTNKLYISECNLKVIRSHPTKNILVALGQRTIVILQMINNNLVIKMRFVDENEKEFYSCLDFLDYNDKFYVVFGGKCGIIKILDLTIGKFYGFIDAHEEITDIKVMGTLIASCGTDLSIKIWDFNTFKCINTFTGHDEVVLKLDLKDDLLVSAGMDQKILIWDIKKSPSYEPMFIIENLHKELILKTFFYGTLIIALTKDNMITICRINDTGKESSNRNFLLIKTLHYADIVDIDIMEHSLICFSQSIGLFMIDLLSILDTVKVKHIEKSSDLGLCVTSNKKNIFVLYEDNLIEAFQIN; this is encoded by the coding sequence ATGACTAACAAATTGTATATTTCCGAATGTAATTTAAAAGTCATACGTTCTCATCccacaaaaaatattttagttgCTTTGGGCCAACGTACAATTGTAATTCTAcaaatgataaataataacttagttataaaaatgcgCTTTGTAGATGAAAACGagaaagaattttattcttgTCTAGATTTTTTGGACtataatgataaattttatgttgTTTTTGGTGGTAAATGtggtattataaaaattttagatctCACCATTGGGAAATTTTATGGTTTTATTGATGCACACGAAGAAATCACAGACATTAAAGTCATGGGAACATTAATAGCGTCCTGTGGTACTGActtatcaataaaaatctgGGATTTTAATACATTCAAATGTATAAACACTTTTACAGGACACGACGAAGTTGTTCTTAAACTTGATTTGAAAGATGACCTTTTAGTTAGTGCAGGCATGGATCAGAAGATCCTAATTTGGGACATTAAAAAGAGTCCCAGCTATGAACCTATGTTcattattgaaaatttacaCAAAGAACTGATactaaaaacttttttttatggtaCTTTAATTATTGCATTGACTAAAGACAATATGATAACTATTTGCAGGATTAACGACACAGGAAAAGAAAGTTctaatagaaattttttattgattaaaACATTGCACTATGCGGATATTGTTGATATAGATATAATGGAACATTCTTTAATATGCTTCAGTCAAAGTATTGGACTGTTTATGATAGATTTATTGTCAATATTAGACACCGTCAAAGTAAAACATATCGAAAAATCATCAGATTTGGGACTGTGTGTCACatcaaacaaaaaaaatatatttgttttatatgaagataatttaatagaggcatttcaaattaattaa
- a CDS encoding putative chromatin-remodeling complex subunit IES6, whose translation MVNKINKKVQTRRRNKSIVDSSSTSSEIVENKTQNNFDGIKHYDTINVKKYATYKQKNYKNKNMKTFAKSLDIFSLKYTEIASRFSVRPKKKLCVITGLPAMFICPYTRLPYFDSSVYKHFKTLTSEGINFIYETKDMCKNFNPFINNK comes from the coding sequence ATGGTCAACAAAATCAATAAGAAAGTGCAAACTAGAAGACGTAACAAATCAATAGTCGATTCGTCTAGTACAAGTTCAGAAATAGTAGAAAACAAAACACAAAACAATTTTGATGGTATTAAACATTATGACACAATAAATGTCAAGAAATACGCCAcctataaacaaaaaaactacaaaaataaaaatatgaaaacaTTTGCAAAAtctttagatatttttagtCTTAAATATACAGAAATAGCCAGTAGATTTTCAGTCAGACCcaagaaaaaattgtgCGTTATTACTGGTCTCCCTGCTATGTTTATATGCCCATATACAAGACTACCATATTTCGATTCATCTGTGTacaaacattttaaaacattgaCAAGCGAaggtataaattttatttatgaaacTAAAGACATgtgtaaaaatttcaatccatttattaataacaaataa
- a CDS encoding DNA-directed RNA polymerase I subunit RPA190 (RPA1): MFTSYIPDKISFTFYKDEEIVKMSVMEIIQPLSLDAFGHPFPDGLSDPRMGPHNNEFLCKTCNLSYLSCPGHFGYIKLRSPVFNPLLFNTMYALLRSVCHKCGLLKITNNQRLIHYLKLNLLKKGLSIDNLEYLDSYKDETQLCKKIADILLDTKNTKTISSNYHHQDYANKILKSAIMRMKCVKCKNKNQKVTFNKNLKISRVQENNSQKIFTIEEIIEIFQKTFKNEKNIMEGMFSSLDYKMFFIYNISVPPVKFRPVSYYNGKAYENPQNLHYIRILKINLELETNSDFWPELQAAVLVYFDSSKSSYGRNDNAAGHKQILEKKEGLFRRNIMGKRVNFAARSVISPDPNLHTREMGIPKIFAQKLTFPEKVNSNNYDRLRKSVINGKEYPGANAIQVGKNLQSLEHIGYDKRVILANQLLSGNKVVWRHLSTGDVVLINRQPTLHKQSIMGHKVKVLEGEKTLRMHYVNCKPYNADFDGDEMNVHFPQSYVATAEAEDLVLNDKMYLVPTNGEPIRGLTQDHIVGASILTLKDSFYTREHYIDLLQTALPDRRLILDNPCITKPVRLYSGKQIVSGLLKNLKLNVNLSNKGKIGQRTWVGHEEEAFANFLDGEMVTGILDKNVIGPTQFSLVHACGQLHGFDIANDLLTYFGRIVNRYLFIFGFTVRIDDLLLDVEADKIRNDIIKEGCESAKIKQKKFINENADYYINSTKTAQLDSIIREEMNKVTTSIVETSVPEGQLKKFPLNNMGLIIITGAKGSMVNLSQISGSLGQQELEGKRVAHMISGKTLPCFTKFESSPNAGGYVFQRFLTGVNPPEFFFHCMAGREGLIDTAVKTSRSGYLQRCLIKHLEGLKVEYDLSVRMGSKIVQYVYGEDGLDCTKSSYLKQIDFLKKNRKNFTNKNMENFFKSLNFTNKEWRDLIYNEEEEIKSICKEDYVDSLVDPGEAVGVIAGQSIGEPSTQMTLNTFHLAGVGAKNVTLGIPRLREIVMVASKKIQTPLISVPIIKEVPQEAIDALQRITLDECINEVTVTEKLITKQGTFMKEIRINISILKHEKYAVPVLDSLFLFELGKKIRKLSKLSGGINISEITTRETSIKENQEAAPTKETDSDEDEDSEHDDDKETEKIVTENLVLEEEKVENEINEENEEEQGEGEQAEEENDNTEPVFKTINFKKVSSKCYEFVSYYPADFNFLLLPIIESIFPKILVKEHKDILKATVSKENIFIEGSNFLSLLSLIKTENGVIDPLEYFDIYKSSSNDIYSICNTFGIEAAREAIINEIITVFDVYGIEIDIRHLMLVADYMTRTGEYLAFNRIGLGVCDSPLQKMSFESCFANLKKASEFHMTDNLDNPSASLTVGTPVKVGTSIFDLLYDMNAYTV, translated from the coding sequence ATGTTCACGAGTTATATCCCAGACAAAATATCCTTTACATTCTATAAAGACGAAGAAATAGTAAAGATGAGTGTCATGGAAATAATACAGCCATTAAGTCTGGACGCCTTTGGGCATCCATTCCCAGATGGTCTATCTGATCCAAGAATGGGTCCCCATAATAAcgaatttttatgtaaaactTGTAATCTCTCATATTTGAGTTGTCCTGGTCATTTTGgctatataaaattacgTAGTCCTGTTTTTAATCCTCTGTTATTTAATACTATGTACGCTTTATTAAGAAGTGTATGTCATAAATGTggtttattaaaaataacgaATAATCAAAGATTAATTCACTATTTAAAACTCAATTTACTGAAAAAAGGATTAAGTATTGATAATTTAGAATATCTTGATAGTTATAAAGACGAGACACAactttgtaaaaaaatagcaGATATTTTACTAGAtactaaaaatacaaaaacaaTATCATCAAATTACCACCACCAAGACTAtgctaataaaattttgaaaagtGCAATTATGAGAATGAAATGTGtcaaatgtaaaaataaaaaccaaaaagtaacttttaataaaaatctgaAAATTAGTCGTgtacaagaaaataatagtcaaaaaatttttacaattgaagaaattatagaaatatttcaaaaaacatttaaaaatgaaaaaaatataatggaGGGAATGTTTTCAAGTTTAGActataaaatgttttttatttataatatttcagtACCTCCTGTAAAATTTAGACCAGTTTCTTATTATAATGGGAAAGCTTATGAAAATCCACAAAATCTTCATTatataagaatattaaaaatcaatcTAGAATTAGAAACTAATTCCGATTTTTGGCCCGAATTACAAGCTGCTGTTTTGGTATATTTTGATAGTTCAAAATCGTCATATGGTAGAAATGATAACGCGGCAGGTcacaaacaaattttagagaaaaaagaaggattatttagaagaaatataatGGGAAAAAGAGTAAATTTTGCAGCTAGGTCTGTTATTTCACCAGATCCAAATTTGCATACTAGAGAAATGGGAAtaccaaaaatttttgcGCAAAAATTAACATTTCCTGAAAAAGTTAATTCAAATAATTATGATAGACTAAGAAAATCAGTAATAAACGGCAAAGAATATCCTGGCGCAAATGCTATACAAGTtggtaaaaatttacaaagtCTTGAACATATTGGTTATGATAAACGTGTAATTCTAGCAAATCAATTACTTAGCGGCAATAAAGTAGTATGGAGACATTTATCTACAGGTGATGttgtattaataaatagaCAGCCGACACTTCATAAACAAAGTATAATGGGCCACAAAGTCAAAGTATTAGAAGGAGAAAAGACACTTAGAATGCATTATGTTAATTGTAAACCGTATAATGCGGATTTCGACGGAGATGAAATGAATGTTCATTTTCCTCAAAGTTATGTCGCGACTGCCGAAGCTGAAGATTTGGTTCTCAATgataaaatgtatttagTACCTACGAATGGAGAACCGATTAGAGGATTAACACAAGATCATATTGTAGGAGCGTCTATTCTTACCTTAAAAGATTCATTTTATACTAGAGAACattatattgatttattaCAAACAGCTCTACCCGACAGAAGACTTATATTAGATAATCCTTGTATTACAAAACCAGTTAGATTGTATTCAGGAAAGCAAATAGTTTCAGGATTGTTAAAGAATCTCAAATTAAATGTCAATTTATCTAATAAAGGAAAGATTGGACAAAGGACTTGGGTAGGCCACGAAGAAGAAGCTTttgcaaattttttagatggCGAAATGGTCACTGGaattttagataaaaatgTCATAGGGCCAACACAATTCTCTTTAGTACATGCATGTGGACAATTACATGGGTTTGATATTGCCAATGATCTTCTTACCTATTTTGGCCGAATCGTTAACcgttatttatttatctttGGGTTTACTGTCAGAATAgatgatttattattagaCGTAGAAGCTGATAAGATTAGGAATGATATAATCAAAGAAGGATGTGAATctgcaaaaataaaacagaaaaagtttattaatgaaaatgctgattattatattaattctaCTAAAACTGCACAATTAGATTCTATTATTAGGGAAGAAATGAATAAAGTAACCACAAGTATTGTGGAGACTAGTGTACCAGAAGGACAATTAAAGAAGTTTCCACTTAATAATATGGGacttattattataacGGGAGCCAAAGGATCGATGGTCAATCTAAGCCAGATTTCTGGATCATTAGGTCAACAAGAATTAGAAGGAAAAAGAGTCGCGCACATGATCAGCGGAAAAACTTTGCCATGTTTCACTAAATTTGAATCTTCGCCTAATGCAGGCGGTTATGTTTTTCAGAGATTTTTGACAGGTGTAAATCCTCCTGAATTCTTTTTCCATTGTATGGCGGGTAGAGAAGGTTTGATAGACACTGCTGTGAAAACATCAAGATCTGGTTATTTACAAAGATGTTTAATAAAGCATTTAGAAGGATTAAAAGTAGAATATGATCTATCAGTAAGAATGGGCAGTAAAATTGTTCAATATGTTTATGGTGAAGATGGCCTAGATTGTACAAAATCTTCATATCTAAAgcaaattgattttttgaaaaaaaatagaaaaaattttacaaataaaaatatggaaaattttttcaagtcgctaaattttacaaataaagaatGGAGAGatctaatttataatgaggaagaagaaattaaaagtaTTTGTAAGGAAGATTATGTTGATTCTCTTGTTGATCCTGGTGAAGCAGTTGGTGTTATTGCTGGTCAATCTATAGGAGAACCCTCTACACAGATGACACTAAACACTTTCCACTTGGCTGGGGTAGGTGCAAAGAACGTAACATTGGGTATTCCTAGATTACGAGAAATCGTCATGGTTGCTTCGAAAAAGATACAAACGCCACTTATATCTGTTCCTATCATAAAAGAAGTACCACAGGAAGCTATTGATGCTTTGCAGCGGATTACTTTAGATGAATGTATCAATGAAGTAACAGTGACTGAGAAGCTAATAACTAAACAAGGTACATTTATGAAAGAAATACGAATCAACATTAGTATTCTCAAACATGAAAAATACGCGGTGCCAGTTTTAGACTCACTATTTCTTTTCGAATTAGGTAAGAAAATCAGAAAGTTAAGTAAATTGTCGGGAGGAATAAACATATCAGAAATTACTACAAGAGAGACATCAATAAAAGAAAACCAAGAGGCAGCACCAACGAAGGAAACTGATTCTGATGAAGACGAAGATTCAGAACACGACGACGACAAGGAAACTGAGAAAATAGTAACTGAAAATTTAGTattagaagaagaaaaagtagaaaatgaaattaacGAGGAAAATGAAGAAGAACAAGGCGAGGGAGAACAAGCtgaagaagaaaatgatAATACTGAGCCcgtttttaaaactataaatttcaaGAAAGTGTCATCTAAATGTTACGAGTTCGTTTCGTATTATCCAGCcgattttaattttttacttttgcCAATCATAGAATCAATTTTCCCAAAAATACTTGTGAAAGAACACAAAGACATTTTAAAGGCAACTGTGtctaaagaaaatatttttatagaaggatcaaattttttaagcttgctttctttaattaaaaCGGAAAATGGGGTTATTGATCCACtagaatattttgatatttacAAATCTTCTAGTAATGACATTTATTCGATTTGTAATACATTTGGTATAGAAGCAGCCAGAGAAGcaattataaatgaaattataaCAGTGTTCGACGTCTACGGCATTGAAATAGATATTCGTCATTTGATGTTAGTAGCCGATTACATGACCAGAACTGGGGAGTATTTGGCCTTTAATAGAATTGGGTTGGGAGTCTGTGACAGTCcattacaaaaaatgagTTTTGAGTCTTGTTTTGCAAATCTTAAAAAAGCTTCGGAATTTCATATGACAGATAATTTAGACAATCCTTCTGCGTCACTTACAGTTGGTACACCAGTGAAAGTTGGAACAAGTATATTTGATCTACTTTATGATATGAATGCCTATACAGtctag
- a CDS encoding putative SP-containing membrane protein, whose protein sequence is MFFLLNLILCTDSFVAKEIVQQINYMPHLIRHSGIIVSIIFNAISCLYYIYGPDKDENKNYRNKIIKHHVASCASMIVFWMGVVILVGGSK, encoded by the coding sequence ATGTTCTTCTTACTGAACCTGATTTTGTGTACTGATTCATTCGTAGCAAAAGAAATAGTTCAGCAAATAAACTATATGCCTCATTTGATACGCCACAGTGGAATAATCGTcagtattatttttaatgccATTTCTTGTCTATATTACATATATGGACCAGATAAAGACGAGAATAAGAATTATAGAAACAAGATTATCAAGCATCATGTGGCTTCTTGTGCTAGTATGATCGTTTTCTGGATGGGTGTTGTAATTCTAGTTGGCGGAAGCAAATAA